The following coding sequences are from one Alosa alosa isolate M-15738 ecotype Scorff River chromosome 13, AALO_Geno_1.1, whole genome shotgun sequence window:
- the rap1gapl gene encoding rap1 GTPase-activating protein 2 isoform X3 produces MDRDGRNEKFFSRKRSFTFGAYGGVDKFIGENESCSPESVEHNIVDVLDTLPSETKPVLAATSTQKVTELFEIIAKLQGSRLDEQRCEFPTSLRLLRIGGALPLLLPPKSGGYWVDPPLQRCVETSPTCSQNAFGLESYDIMERDNEAKIYQQFFRHRHHHSFTASDSSMGPLVLSVCLEEEEKWLRVILRLKECSLHGTFSVSLFQQLPTAVELARMLCENVTVSRFETVSYLKAPELITAFDEHRVSHNFKFGILYQKEGQLTEEDIFSNNMESEEFVDFLSILGQTVKLRGFTGFRGGLDVSHGQTGSEAVFTSFHGREIMFHVATKLPFTNGDVQQLQRKRHIGNDIVALVYQEGNTPFLPDVISSHFLHCFIAVRRVKRGPEGRGEDGGAFQVAVTAREDVPPFGPPLPSPPVFTEGSVLREFLLTKLINAEISSYKADRFSRLEPLPFCSCAPAPHS; encoded by the exons ATGGACAGAGATGGAAGGAATGAGAAGTTTTTCTCCAGAAAGAGAAGTTTCACATTTGGCGCTTATGGAGG GGTTGACAAATTTATTGGTGAAAATGAGTCCTG CAGTCCAGAATCCGTGGAACACAATATTGTGGATGTCTTGGACACACTACCCAGTGAGACCAAACCAGTTTTAGCAGCCACTTCAACACAGAAG GTGACAGAACTTTTTGAGATCATTGCAAAGCTACAG GGCAGTAGGCTGGATGAACAGCGGTGTGAGTTTCCAACTTCTCTCAGG CTACTGAGAATAGGAGGTGCCTTACCACTCCTCCTGCCTCCCAAGTCCGGGGGTTACTGGGTTGACCCCCCCTTGCAGAGGTGTGTTGAGACCAGTCCCACGTGTTCCCAGAATGCATTTGGCCTGGAGAGCTACGACATCATGGAGAGGGACAATGAGGCGAAGATCTACCAGCAGTTTTTCAGGCACAGA CACCATCACTCATTCACAGCTTCAGACAGCTCCATGGGACCCCTCgtcctgtctgtttgtctagaggaggaagagaagtggCTCCGGGTCATCTTGAG ACTGAAAGAATGTTCTTTGCATGGAACCTTCTCGGTGTCACTGTTCCAGCAGCTGCCCACAGCTGTGGAGTTGGCCAGG ATGCTTTGTGAGAATGTGACCGTGTCCAGATTTGAAACAGTCAGCTACCTGAAG GCCCCAGAACTCATCACTGCATTTGATGAGCACAGGGTGTCTCATAACTTCAAGTTTGGCATCTTATATCAGAAAGAAGGGCAG CTGACGGAGGAGGATATTTTTAGCAACAACATGGAGAGTGAGGAGTTTGTGGACTTCCTCTCGATTCTCGGACAGACAGTGAAGCTGAGGGGATTCACAGG ATTCCGAGGAGGCTTGGATGTGTCACATgggcagacaggaagtgaggcgGTGTTTACTTCCTTTCATGGGAGGGAGATCATGTTCCACGTGGCCACCAAACTGCCATTCACAAACGGAGATGTGCAGCAG TTGCAGAGAAAGAGGCACATTGGGAATGATATTGTCGCTCTGGTCTACCAGGAGGGAAACACACCATTCCTCCCAGATGTGATCAGCTCCCACTTCCTTCACTGTTTCATCGCTGTGAGGAGGGTGAAGCGAGGcccagaggggaggggagaagacGGGGGGGCCTTCCAG GTAGCGGTCACTGCACGAGAGGATGTCCCACCCTTTGGCCCACCACTACCATCTCCACCTGTTTTCACCGAG GGCTCAGTTCTAAGAGAGTTCCTCTTGACCAAACTCATCAATGCGGAGATCTCCTCCTATAAGGCTGACAGGTTCAGCAGATTAGAG CCTCTCCCTTTCTGTAGCTGCGCACCCGCTCCTCACTCTTAG
- the rap1gapl gene encoding rap1 GTPase-activating protein 2 isoform X2, protein MDRDGRNEKFFSRKRSFTFGAYGGVDKFIGENESCPESVEHNIVDVLDTLPSETKPVLAATSTQKVTELFEIIAKLQGSRLDEQRCEFPTSLRLLRIGGALPLLLPPKSGGYWVDPPLQRCVETSPTCSQNAFGLESYDIMERDNEAKIYQQFFRHRHHHSFTASDSSMGPLVLSVCLEEEEKWLRVILRLKECSLHGTFSVSLFQQLPTAVELARMLCENVTVSRFETVSYLKAPELITAFDEHRVSHNFKFGILYQKEGQLTEEDIFSNNMESEEFVDFLSILGQTVKLRGFTGFRGGLDVSHGQTGSEAVFTSFHGREIMFHVATKLPFTNGDVQQLQRKRHIGNDIVALVYQEGNTPFLPDVISSHFLHCFIAVRRVKRGPEGRGEDGGAFQVAVTAREDVPPFGPPLPSPPVFTEGSVLREFLLTKLINAEISSYKADRFSRLELRTRSSLLVGLHSELSTRSQCMLGEPPPPTLSVSEGGKGAPEGGGGFIENFKRAIRVRSHSFDTLGTPKRAGGPAPTKSKTNTSEKDIDSEPSQSSTGTAPQLTDGLLSPGQTSPQEET, encoded by the exons ATGGACAGAGATGGAAGGAATGAGAAGTTTTTCTCCAGAAAGAGAAGTTTCACATTTGGCGCTTATGGAGG GGTTGACAAATTTATTGGTGAAAATGAGTCCTG TCCAGAATCCGTGGAACACAATATTGTGGATGTCTTGGACACACTACCCAGTGAGACCAAACCAGTTTTAGCAGCCACTTCAACACAGAAG GTGACAGAACTTTTTGAGATCATTGCAAAGCTACAG GGCAGTAGGCTGGATGAACAGCGGTGTGAGTTTCCAACTTCTCTCAGG CTACTGAGAATAGGAGGTGCCTTACCACTCCTCCTGCCTCCCAAGTCCGGGGGTTACTGGGTTGACCCCCCCTTGCAGAGGTGTGTTGAGACCAGTCCCACGTGTTCCCAGAATGCATTTGGCCTGGAGAGCTACGACATCATGGAGAGGGACAATGAGGCGAAGATCTACCAGCAGTTTTTCAGGCACAGA CACCATCACTCATTCACAGCTTCAGACAGCTCCATGGGACCCCTCgtcctgtctgtttgtctagaggaggaagagaagtggCTCCGGGTCATCTTGAG ACTGAAAGAATGTTCTTTGCATGGAACCTTCTCGGTGTCACTGTTCCAGCAGCTGCCCACAGCTGTGGAGTTGGCCAGG ATGCTTTGTGAGAATGTGACCGTGTCCAGATTTGAAACAGTCAGCTACCTGAAG GCCCCAGAACTCATCACTGCATTTGATGAGCACAGGGTGTCTCATAACTTCAAGTTTGGCATCTTATATCAGAAAGAAGGGCAG CTGACGGAGGAGGATATTTTTAGCAACAACATGGAGAGTGAGGAGTTTGTGGACTTCCTCTCGATTCTCGGACAGACAGTGAAGCTGAGGGGATTCACAGG ATTCCGAGGAGGCTTGGATGTGTCACATgggcagacaggaagtgaggcgGTGTTTACTTCCTTTCATGGGAGGGAGATCATGTTCCACGTGGCCACCAAACTGCCATTCACAAACGGAGATGTGCAGCAG TTGCAGAGAAAGAGGCACATTGGGAATGATATTGTCGCTCTGGTCTACCAGGAGGGAAACACACCATTCCTCCCAGATGTGATCAGCTCCCACTTCCTTCACTGTTTCATCGCTGTGAGGAGGGTGAAGCGAGGcccagaggggaggggagaagacGGGGGGGCCTTCCAG GTAGCGGTCACTGCACGAGAGGATGTCCCACCCTTTGGCCCACCACTACCATCTCCACCTGTTTTCACCGAG GGCTCAGTTCTAAGAGAGTTCCTCTTGACCAAACTCATCAATGCGGAGATCTCCTCCTATAAGGCTGACAGGTTCAGCAGATTAGAG CTGCGCACCCGCTCCTCACTCTTAGTGGGGTTGCATTCTGAACTGTCTACCCGCTCCCAGTGTATGCTAGGAGAGCCACCGCCACCTACTCTCTCCGTCAGCGAGGGAGGCAAAGGTGCCCCagagggaggtgggggtttCATCGAAAACTTCAAG AGAGCGATCAGGGTCCGGAGTCACTCCTTCGACACCCTGGGAACACCAAAGAGGGCTGGTGGTCCTGCGCCCACCAAATCTAAG
- the rap1gapl gene encoding rap1 GTPase-activating protein 2 isoform X1, which yields MDRDGRNEKFFSRKRSFTFGAYGGVDKFIGENESCSPESVEHNIVDVLDTLPSETKPVLAATSTQKVTELFEIIAKLQGSRLDEQRCEFPTSLRLLRIGGALPLLLPPKSGGYWVDPPLQRCVETSPTCSQNAFGLESYDIMERDNEAKIYQQFFRHRHHHSFTASDSSMGPLVLSVCLEEEEKWLRVILRLKECSLHGTFSVSLFQQLPTAVELARMLCENVTVSRFETVSYLKAPELITAFDEHRVSHNFKFGILYQKEGQLTEEDIFSNNMESEEFVDFLSILGQTVKLRGFTGFRGGLDVSHGQTGSEAVFTSFHGREIMFHVATKLPFTNGDVQQLQRKRHIGNDIVALVYQEGNTPFLPDVISSHFLHCFIAVRRVKRGPEGRGEDGGAFQVAVTAREDVPPFGPPLPSPPVFTEGSVLREFLLTKLINAEISSYKADRFSRLELRTRSSLLVGLHSELSTRSQCMLGEPPPPTLSVSEGGKGAPEGGGGFIENFKRAIRVRSHSFDTLGTPKRAGGPAPTKSKTNTSEKDIDSEPSQSSTGTAPQLTDGLLSPGQTSPQEET from the exons ATGGACAGAGATGGAAGGAATGAGAAGTTTTTCTCCAGAAAGAGAAGTTTCACATTTGGCGCTTATGGAGG GGTTGACAAATTTATTGGTGAAAATGAGTCCTG CAGTCCAGAATCCGTGGAACACAATATTGTGGATGTCTTGGACACACTACCCAGTGAGACCAAACCAGTTTTAGCAGCCACTTCAACACAGAAG GTGACAGAACTTTTTGAGATCATTGCAAAGCTACAG GGCAGTAGGCTGGATGAACAGCGGTGTGAGTTTCCAACTTCTCTCAGG CTACTGAGAATAGGAGGTGCCTTACCACTCCTCCTGCCTCCCAAGTCCGGGGGTTACTGGGTTGACCCCCCCTTGCAGAGGTGTGTTGAGACCAGTCCCACGTGTTCCCAGAATGCATTTGGCCTGGAGAGCTACGACATCATGGAGAGGGACAATGAGGCGAAGATCTACCAGCAGTTTTTCAGGCACAGA CACCATCACTCATTCACAGCTTCAGACAGCTCCATGGGACCCCTCgtcctgtctgtttgtctagaggaggaagagaagtggCTCCGGGTCATCTTGAG ACTGAAAGAATGTTCTTTGCATGGAACCTTCTCGGTGTCACTGTTCCAGCAGCTGCCCACAGCTGTGGAGTTGGCCAGG ATGCTTTGTGAGAATGTGACCGTGTCCAGATTTGAAACAGTCAGCTACCTGAAG GCCCCAGAACTCATCACTGCATTTGATGAGCACAGGGTGTCTCATAACTTCAAGTTTGGCATCTTATATCAGAAAGAAGGGCAG CTGACGGAGGAGGATATTTTTAGCAACAACATGGAGAGTGAGGAGTTTGTGGACTTCCTCTCGATTCTCGGACAGACAGTGAAGCTGAGGGGATTCACAGG ATTCCGAGGAGGCTTGGATGTGTCACATgggcagacaggaagtgaggcgGTGTTTACTTCCTTTCATGGGAGGGAGATCATGTTCCACGTGGCCACCAAACTGCCATTCACAAACGGAGATGTGCAGCAG TTGCAGAGAAAGAGGCACATTGGGAATGATATTGTCGCTCTGGTCTACCAGGAGGGAAACACACCATTCCTCCCAGATGTGATCAGCTCCCACTTCCTTCACTGTTTCATCGCTGTGAGGAGGGTGAAGCGAGGcccagaggggaggggagaagacGGGGGGGCCTTCCAG GTAGCGGTCACTGCACGAGAGGATGTCCCACCCTTTGGCCCACCACTACCATCTCCACCTGTTTTCACCGAG GGCTCAGTTCTAAGAGAGTTCCTCTTGACCAAACTCATCAATGCGGAGATCTCCTCCTATAAGGCTGACAGGTTCAGCAGATTAGAG CTGCGCACCCGCTCCTCACTCTTAGTGGGGTTGCATTCTGAACTGTCTACCCGCTCCCAGTGTATGCTAGGAGAGCCACCGCCACCTACTCTCTCCGTCAGCGAGGGAGGCAAAGGTGCCCCagagggaggtgggggtttCATCGAAAACTTCAAG AGAGCGATCAGGGTCCGGAGTCACTCCTTCGACACCCTGGGAACACCAAAGAGGGCTGGTGGTCCTGCGCCCACCAAATCTAAG